One Opitutia bacterium DNA segment encodes these proteins:
- a CDS encoding glycoside hydrolase family 130 protein — MQLKIVGPALPNIPWQPRPAGNPDLVWRYDANPVIGRRPLPRVTGIYNSAVVPWQGGFIGVFRTEGMDRVPHLHVGRSADGFKFTFEPKPIDFQCDDPEVRRHEYAYDPRVTLIDDTHYVTWCNGYHGPTIGIAKTKDFVHFEQLENAFLPYNRNGVLFPRKVNGKYLMFSRPSDTAHTPFGDIFISESPDMVYWGKHRHVMGRGWPWFQGVKVGAGPSPIETSEGWLLFYHAVTSTCNGFVYSMSAALLDLDQPWKVIASANQALLCPEAPYELSGFVPGVCFPVGCLCDAATGRIAIYYGAADTFSALCFCTAQDVIQFIKENPLQR; from the coding sequence ATGCAACTCAAGATCGTCGGTCCCGCTCTCCCCAACATTCCGTGGCAGCCCCGCCCGGCCGGCAACCCGGACCTCGTCTGGCGCTACGACGCCAACCCGGTCATCGGCCGCCGCCCGCTGCCCCGCGTCACCGGCATCTACAACAGCGCCGTCGTGCCGTGGCAGGGCGGTTTCATCGGCGTGTTCCGCACCGAGGGCATGGACCGCGTGCCGCATCTCCACGTCGGCCGCAGCGCGGACGGCTTCAAGTTCACCTTCGAGCCCAAGCCAATCGATTTCCAGTGCGACGACCCCGAGGTGCGCCGCCACGAATACGCCTACGATCCGCGCGTCACGCTGATCGACGACACGCACTACGTCACCTGGTGCAACGGCTACCACGGCCCCACCATCGGCATCGCGAAGACGAAGGACTTCGTGCACTTCGAGCAGCTCGAGAACGCCTTCCTGCCCTACAACCGCAACGGCGTGCTCTTCCCGCGCAAGGTCAACGGCAAGTATCTGATGTTCTCGCGCCCGTCCGACACGGCACACACGCCCTTCGGCGACATCTTCATCTCCGAGTCGCCCGACATGGTCTATTGGGGCAAACACCGGCACGTCATGGGCCGCGGCTGGCCGTGGTTCCAAGGCGTCAAGGTCGGCGCCGGTCCGTCGCCCATCGAGACCAGCGAAGGCTGGTTGCTCTTCTACCACGCGGTCACGAGCACTTGTAACGGCTTCGTCTACTCGATGAGCGCCGCGCTGCTCGACCTCGATCAACCGTGGAAAGTCATCGCCTCCGCGAACCAGGCGCTGCTCTGCCCCGAGGCGCCGTATGAACTCTCCGGCTTCGTCCCCGGCGTGTGCTTCCCCGTCGGCTGCCTCTGCGACGCCGCCACCGGCCGCATCGCGATCTACTACGGCGCGGCCGACACGTTCTCCGCGCTGTGCTTCTGCACGGCGCAGGACGTGATCCAGTTCATCAAGGAAAACCCCTTGCAGCGCTGA
- a CDS encoding MFS transporter: MSQISPTAAGDRVPLAQKFGMGLGSVHDMWGHWLYVGMAYQVFNIYLGVSPAWIGRALLVKLFFEAICDSVFGWWSDNTRTRFGRRRPFILVGSVLSGFALPLLFAARPGWSEVQYFWFMVATLAVFVPIMSCFYMPFLSIGAELTPDYHERTALAAFRSVCQKVPEVAMFAAAAFTTAGVWVAASWADVPARLATLAHQTGAWFAHVFGGVLHLDFPRLGQLAQTLFGWLPPVAGAKPNILLGAQVYTVLLGSVMIVAGVVMFFLLRERYYEKLVVGRNQERVTIMETLVLALRCRPFRANLCMALAYGSGTALVGTFGYYATVYYVCQGDVAAAGTWNFWMGLSGMVFGFLGIPVYATLARRLGKKTGMMAVQLSAMAVFIATWWLYTPEVRWLQVFASGLIAFTSAGFWMIYSSIGADVMDYDELESGKRREGAFSACGAWIMKFGMAIAGWLTSEVLALTGFDAALGGNQSAQTIFTIRFLLAAVPVAGLLVAFILLARLGLTQEKMAEVRTALEARRGQV; encoded by the coding sequence ATGAGCCAGATTTCCCCCACCGCCGCCGGCGATCGCGTGCCGCTCGCCCAGAAATTCGGCATGGGCCTCGGCTCCGTCCACGACATGTGGGGCCACTGGCTCTACGTCGGGATGGCCTACCAAGTTTTCAACATCTATCTTGGTGTGTCGCCGGCGTGGATCGGCCGCGCGCTGCTGGTCAAACTGTTCTTCGAAGCCATCTGCGACTCCGTCTTCGGCTGGTGGTCAGACAACACCCGCACGCGCTTCGGTCGCCGCCGGCCGTTCATCCTCGTCGGCTCCGTGCTATCGGGCTTCGCATTGCCACTGCTCTTCGCGGCGCGCCCCGGCTGGAGCGAGGTGCAGTATTTCTGGTTCATGGTGGCGACGCTCGCGGTGTTCGTGCCGATCATGAGCTGCTTCTACATGCCGTTCCTGAGCATCGGCGCGGAGCTCACGCCCGACTACCACGAGCGCACGGCGCTCGCGGCTTTCCGCAGCGTCTGCCAAAAAGTGCCCGAGGTCGCGATGTTCGCCGCCGCAGCGTTCACGACGGCGGGAGTGTGGGTCGCGGCGAGCTGGGCCGACGTGCCGGCGCGCCTCGCGACGCTCGCGCACCAGACCGGCGCGTGGTTCGCGCACGTGTTCGGCGGGGTGTTGCATCTGGATTTTCCCCGCCTCGGCCAACTCGCGCAGACGCTCTTCGGCTGGCTGCCGCCGGTGGCGGGCGCGAAGCCCAACATTCTCCTCGGCGCGCAGGTCTACACGGTGCTCCTCGGCAGTGTGATGATCGTCGCGGGCGTCGTGATGTTCTTCCTGCTCCGCGAGCGCTACTACGAGAAACTCGTCGTGGGCCGCAATCAGGAGCGCGTCACGATCATGGAGACGCTCGTGCTCGCCCTGCGCTGCCGGCCCTTCCGCGCGAACCTCTGCATGGCGCTCGCCTACGGCTCGGGCACGGCGCTCGTCGGCACCTTTGGCTACTACGCGACGGTTTACTACGTCTGCCAAGGCGACGTCGCGGCCGCGGGCACGTGGAATTTCTGGATGGGCCTTTCGGGAATGGTGTTCGGCTTCCTCGGCATCCCGGTCTACGCGACGCTCGCGCGCCGGCTCGGCAAGAAAACCGGCATGATGGCCGTGCAGCTCTCCGCCATGGCCGTGTTCATCGCCACGTGGTGGCTCTACACGCCCGAGGTGCGCTGGCTGCAGGTGTTCGCGTCCGGCCTGATCGCGTTCACGAGCGCGGGTTTCTGGATGATCTACAGCTCGATCGGCGCGGACGTGATGGACTACGACGAACTCGAGTCCGGCAAACGCCGCGAGGGCGCGTTCTCGGCGTGCGGCGCGTGGATCATGAAGTTCGGCATGGCGATCGCGGGCTGGCTCACGAGCGAGGTGCTCGCGCTCACCGGCTTCGACGCCGCGCTCGGCGGCAACCAGTCCGCGCAGACGATCTTCACCATTCGCTTCCTGCTCGCCGCAGTGCCGGTCGCCGGGCTGCTCGTCGCCTTCATCCTGCTCGCGCGCCTCGGCCTCACGCAGGAAAAGATGGCCGAAGTCCGCACCGCACTCGAGGCGCGGCGCGGCCAGGTCTGA
- a CDS encoding glycoside hydrolase: MRRLALLFSLGALATLAATESPLRTIAADATQARGPMSRMYNFCVGAGRANEGLRADWQRQLRFVRENCGFRYIRFHGLFCDDMGVYHEDKQGGAVYNWQYVDELFDFITGIGMKPFVELGFMPEALASGKDTIFWYRANVTPPKDYAKWEAFIAAFVRHVTERYGADEVRSWYFEVWNEPNLDGFWLGKSSGRTFEEFLPIGLAEYKKLYATTARAVKSVDATYRVGGPATAGSGWIDETLAFCAEQKVPLDFLSTHTYATSSGYLDETGNAGTVFSPDRNAVTGEVRGTRAKIERSSFAGTELHYTEWSSSYTPSDPLHDSYHSAAFILDKIRHIGAAAQSMSYWTFTDIFEEAGPRTTPFHGGFGLLNYQDLPKPSYFAYRFLHRLGETELANNDTESFVCRDTGGGVQALFWDFTITHPGPSAINQQFYAKDQPAKAKGEVALRLAGLKPGRYRLTATLVGYRQNDVQSAWRDLGSPAQLTRAQVATLRTASAGVPRIDEAVEIGADGLFTRTFPQRENDVWLVELRPQAPHNVSSGEQ, encoded by the coding sequence ATGCGCCGCCTCGCTCTCCTGTTTTCCCTCGGCGCATTGGCAACGCTCGCCGCGACGGAATCACCCCTTCGCACCATCGCCGCCGACGCCACGCAAGCGCGCGGCCCGATGAGCCGGATGTATAACTTCTGCGTCGGCGCCGGGCGCGCCAACGAGGGCCTCCGCGCCGACTGGCAGCGTCAGCTGCGCTTCGTCCGCGAGAACTGTGGCTTCCGCTACATCCGTTTCCACGGCCTGTTTTGCGACGACATGGGCGTCTACCACGAGGACAAGCAGGGCGGCGCGGTCTACAACTGGCAGTATGTCGACGAGCTCTTCGACTTCATCACCGGCATCGGCATGAAGCCGTTCGTCGAGCTCGGCTTCATGCCCGAGGCGCTCGCGAGTGGGAAGGACACGATCTTCTGGTATCGCGCGAACGTCACGCCGCCGAAGGACTACGCGAAATGGGAGGCGTTCATCGCCGCGTTCGTGCGCCACGTCACCGAGCGCTACGGTGCCGACGAAGTGCGCTCGTGGTATTTCGAAGTGTGGAACGAACCCAACCTTGACGGCTTCTGGCTCGGCAAGAGCAGCGGTCGCACCTTCGAGGAGTTCCTCCCCATCGGTCTCGCCGAATACAAGAAGCTCTACGCCACCACCGCGCGCGCCGTGAAGTCCGTCGACGCCACCTATCGCGTCGGCGGCCCGGCCACCGCTGGCAGCGGCTGGATCGACGAGACGCTTGCGTTCTGCGCCGAGCAGAAGGTGCCGCTCGATTTCCTCAGCACGCACACCTACGCCACCTCCAGCGGTTACCTCGACGAGACGGGCAACGCCGGCACCGTGTTCTCGCCCGACCGCAATGCCGTCACGGGCGAGGTCCGCGGCACGCGCGCCAAGATCGAGCGCTCGTCCTTCGCCGGCACCGAGCTGCACTACACCGAGTGGAGCAGCTCCTACACGCCGTCGGATCCGCTGCACGACAGCTACCACAGCGCCGCCTTCATCCTGGACAAGATCCGCCACATCGGCGCGGCCGCGCAATCGATGTCGTATTGGACCTTCACCGACATCTTTGAGGAAGCCGGTCCGCGCACCACGCCGTTCCACGGCGGCTTCGGACTGCTCAACTACCAGGATCTGCCCAAGCCCTCGTATTTCGCCTATCGTTTCCTTCATCGCCTCGGCGAGACGGAGCTCGCGAACAACGACACGGAGTCGTTCGTCTGCCGCGACACCGGCGGCGGCGTGCAGGCGCTGTTCTGGGACTTCACGATCACGCATCCGGGCCCTTCGGCGATCAATCAGCAGTTCTACGCCAAGGATCAGCCCGCGAAAGCGAAGGGCGAAGTCGCGCTGCGCCTCGCCGGCCTGAAGCCCGGCCGCTATCGGCTCACCGCCACGCTCGTCGGCTACCGGCAAAACGACGTCCAATCCGCTTGGCGCGACCTCGGCTCGCCCGCGCAGCTCACCCGCGCGCAAGTCGCCACGCTGCGCACCGCCTCGGCGGGTGTCCCGCGCATCGACGAAGCGGTCGAGATCGGCGCCGACGGCTTGTTCACCCGCACCTTTCCCCAGCGCGAAAACGACGTCTGGCTGGTCGAACTCCGGCCGCAGGCACCGCACAACGTCTCAAGTGGCGAACAATAA
- a CDS encoding XylR family transcriptional regulator: MRPQVLLVFLNRFEESMAMLRGVVHYERTHQIWTAFHDDQARAEIDPRWLEHNQWDGVISRHTTPGLVETCRRQKIPLVDLNDVPRFPGVPKIRPDNVAIGHLAAEHFLERGFQNFGFTGFSNDGWSCERREGFMEALRLAGRTCHLHDIHYPGDVTPAWDLEQIGGLSDWLKRLPKPCGVMACFDLRANQILTAAHAHGMLVPEEIAVIGANNDPIRCELAYPPLSSVAPNAFQSGYRAAEVLASMLAGERITDLDERIEPIGVVTRPSSDVLAIDDRNVAAALSIIRERATQGLTVDEVVRHAHASRSQLEKKFRRHLGRSPQAEIRRVQVQKIRQLLMETDFPLKKIAELAGFEHVEYMCVVFKRLTGDSPGEFRRKTEAKRIQ; this comes from the coding sequence GTGCGTCCGCAAGTGCTGCTCGTTTTCCTGAATCGCTTCGAGGAGAGCATGGCCATGCTCCGCGGCGTCGTGCACTACGAGCGCACCCACCAGATCTGGACCGCGTTCCACGACGACCAAGCCCGCGCCGAGATCGATCCGCGCTGGCTCGAGCACAACCAATGGGACGGCGTCATCAGCCGCCACACCACGCCGGGCCTCGTCGAGACTTGCCGCCGACAAAAGATCCCACTCGTCGACCTCAACGACGTGCCGCGCTTCCCCGGCGTGCCGAAAATCCGCCCCGACAACGTCGCCATCGGTCACCTTGCCGCGGAGCATTTCCTCGAGCGCGGATTCCAGAACTTCGGCTTCACCGGCTTCTCCAACGACGGTTGGTCGTGCGAACGCCGCGAGGGCTTCATGGAGGCGTTGCGGCTCGCCGGCCGCACCTGTCACCTGCACGACATCCACTACCCCGGCGACGTCACGCCCGCCTGGGACCTCGAGCAAATCGGCGGCCTCTCCGACTGGCTGAAGCGCCTGCCCAAACCCTGCGGCGTGATGGCGTGCTTCGACCTGCGGGCGAACCAGATTCTCACGGCGGCCCACGCGCACGGCATGCTCGTGCCCGAGGAGATCGCCGTCATCGGCGCCAACAACGATCCCATCCGTTGCGAGCTCGCCTACCCGCCGCTCAGCAGCGTCGCGCCGAACGCCTTCCAGTCCGGCTACCGCGCCGCGGAAGTCCTCGCCTCGATGCTCGCGGGCGAACGCATCACCGATCTCGACGAACGCATCGAGCCCATCGGCGTGGTCACGCGCCCGTCCTCCGACGTCCTCGCCATTGACGACCGCAATGTCGCCGCCGCGCTCAGCATCATCCGCGAACGCGCCACGCAAGGCCTCACCGTCGACGAAGTGGTGCGCCACGCCCACGCCTCGCGCAGCCAGCTGGAAAAGAAGTTCCGCCGCCACCTCGGCCGCTCCCCGCAGGCCGAAATCCGCCGCGTCCAGGTGCAGAAAATCCGCCAGCTGCTCATGGAAACCGACTTCCCCCTGAAGAAGATCGCCGAACTCGCCGGCTTCGAGCACGTCGAGTATATGTGTGTGGTCTTCAAGCGCCTGACGGGTGATTCCCCCGGAGAATTCCGCCGGAAAACAGAAGCAAAGAGAATCCAATGA
- a CDS encoding glycoside hydrolase family 27 protein yields the protein MKILSAFVLSSALAFTAMAKKFDNLALTPPMGWNTWNTFASDIHETLIKQTADAMVANGMRDAGYVYIVIDDCWSLKQRDANGSLVPDPQKFPSGMKALGDYLHERGFKFGIYSCAGTRTCGDYPGSWGHEFQDARLFASWGVDYLKYDWCNHGDANAKDAYTRMRDALFAAGRPVVFSICEWGQNKPWEWAADIGHLWRTTGDIYDSYDGRKGWESGWKRLLDLQYSLVENVGADGLNKFAGPGHWNDPDMLEVGNGGLSLAESRAHFSLWCMLAAPLMAGNDVTHMKPEIRAILTDKDVIAIDQDKLGKQGFRALAEPAKNIEVWIKPLSGGDWAVCALNTSTAAADLTIEWDRLWTLDRRTYQVRDVWAKKDAGDTSKPLTVRVESHDVALFRLTPAAR from the coding sequence ATGAAAATTCTTTCCGCGTTCGTTCTCTCCTCCGCCCTAGCTTTCACCGCCATGGCCAAGAAATTCGACAATCTCGCGCTCACGCCGCCCATGGGCTGGAACACGTGGAACACGTTCGCGTCCGACATCCACGAAACGCTGATCAAGCAGACCGCCGACGCCATGGTCGCGAACGGCATGCGCGACGCCGGCTACGTCTACATCGTGATCGACGACTGCTGGTCGCTCAAACAGCGCGACGCCAACGGCAGCCTCGTCCCCGATCCGCAGAAATTCCCGAGCGGCATGAAGGCGCTCGGCGACTACCTGCACGAGCGCGGCTTCAAGTTCGGCATCTATTCCTGCGCCGGCACGCGCACCTGCGGCGATTACCCGGGCAGCTGGGGCCACGAATTCCAGGACGCGCGCCTCTTTGCCTCCTGGGGCGTCGACTACCTCAAATACGACTGGTGCAACCACGGCGACGCGAACGCCAAGGACGCCTACACGCGCATGCGCGACGCCCTCTTCGCCGCCGGCCGGCCCGTGGTCTTCTCCATCTGCGAATGGGGCCAGAACAAACCCTGGGAGTGGGCCGCCGACATCGGCCACCTCTGGCGCACCACCGGCGACATCTACGACTCCTACGACGGCCGCAAAGGCTGGGAGTCGGGCTGGAAACGCCTGCTCGATCTCCAATACAGCCTCGTCGAAAACGTCGGCGCCGACGGCCTGAACAAGTTCGCCGGTCCCGGTCACTGGAACGACCCCGACATGCTCGAAGTCGGCAACGGCGGCCTCTCGCTCGCCGAGTCGCGCGCACATTTTTCCCTCTGGTGCATGCTCGCCGCGCCGCTCATGGCCGGCAATGACGTCACGCACATGAAGCCCGAGATTCGCGCGATCCTCACGGACAAGGACGTCATCGCCATCGATCAGGACAAGCTCGGCAAACAGGGCTTCCGCGCCCTCGCCGAACCCGCGAAGAACATCGAAGTCTGGATCAAGCCCCTCAGCGGCGGCGACTGGGCCGTCTGCGCGCTCAACACCTCCACCGCGGCCGCCGATCTCACGATCGAGTGGGATCGACTCTGGACGCTCGACCGCCGCACCTACCAAGTGCGCGACGTGTGGGCGAAGAAAGACGCGGGCGACACGAGCAAGCCGCTCACCGTGCGCGTCGAGTCGCACGACGTCGCGCTGTTCCGGCTCACACCGGCCGCACGCTAG
- a CDS encoding MFS transporter, with the protein MSAPVSQNKLPLREMLAFGCGDFASVLYWQTFMKYLPFFYTEVFGITAGALATMLLVSRIWDGVNDPIIGMFADRTETRWGKFRPFILFGCVPFAIFGVLTFTTPGFGPSGKLIWAYLTYNGLMMLYTTVNIPYTALMGVMTNDAVERTRLSSIKFIFAFSAGMVISATLLPMVSALGGDKNPQLGWQLAFTIVGVVAIGFFLVTVFGTKERIKPAPEENTSVARDIKFLLANNAWVLLLCTTLTWILFVALRSSVSAHYFKYYLYNGAPDQPLTFLGRPFALEGLLSAFNTLGQAASVAGVLLVTFIVGRFPKKGLFIALFTLQILTTVAYLFLQPGQLGAIFVLEIVGSFLGAPLPVLMWAMYADTADYGEWKSGRRTTALVFSASTMSQKFGWALAAYLAFQLLQFVGFQANVLPSAAVKESLVRLMSIYPAALGVLSLVIFLFYPLNEARMAAINTDLTARRAQRETAAT; encoded by the coding sequence ATGTCCGCTCCCGTTTCCCAGAACAAACTCCCGCTGCGCGAAATGCTCGCGTTCGGCTGCGGCGACTTCGCGTCGGTGCTGTATTGGCAGACGTTCATGAAATACCTGCCGTTCTTCTACACGGAGGTGTTCGGCATCACGGCGGGCGCGCTGGCGACGATGTTGCTCGTGAGCCGCATTTGGGACGGCGTGAACGATCCGATCATCGGCATGTTCGCCGATCGCACCGAGACGCGCTGGGGAAAATTCCGGCCGTTCATCCTCTTCGGCTGCGTGCCCTTCGCGATCTTCGGCGTGCTCACGTTCACGACGCCCGGCTTCGGACCGAGCGGCAAACTCATCTGGGCCTACCTGACCTACAACGGCCTGATGATGCTCTACACCACCGTGAACATCCCCTACACGGCGCTGATGGGCGTGATGACCAACGACGCCGTCGAGCGCACACGCCTCTCGTCGATCAAGTTCATCTTCGCGTTCTCCGCCGGCATGGTCATCTCCGCGACGCTGCTCCCGATGGTCTCAGCGCTCGGCGGCGACAAGAACCCGCAGCTCGGCTGGCAACTCGCGTTCACGATCGTCGGCGTCGTCGCGATCGGCTTTTTCCTCGTGACCGTCTTCGGCACGAAGGAGCGCATCAAACCCGCGCCCGAGGAAAACACCTCCGTCGCCCGCGACATCAAGTTCCTTCTCGCGAACAACGCCTGGGTGCTCCTGCTCTGCACGACGCTCACGTGGATCCTGTTCGTCGCGCTGCGCAGCTCCGTCTCGGCGCACTACTTCAAATACTACCTCTACAACGGCGCGCCCGATCAGCCGCTCACTTTCCTGGGCCGTCCGTTCGCGCTCGAAGGCTTGCTGTCGGCGTTCAACACGCTCGGACAGGCCGCTTCGGTCGCGGGCGTGCTGCTCGTGACGTTCATCGTCGGCCGCTTCCCGAAGAAGGGCCTCTTCATCGCGCTCTTCACGCTGCAGATTCTCACGACCGTCGCCTACCTGTTCCTCCAACCCGGCCAGCTCGGCGCGATCTTCGTGCTCGAGATCGTCGGCAGTTTCCTCGGCGCGCCGCTGCCGGTGCTGATGTGGGCGATGTATGCCGACACCGCCGACTACGGCGAATGGAAGAGCGGCCGCCGCACCACCGCCCTCGTGTTCTCCGCCTCGACCATGAGCCAGAAATTCGGCTGGGCGCTGGCCGCCTACCTCGCGTTCCAGTTGCTCCAGTTCGTCGGCTTCCAGGCCAACGTGCTCCCCTCCGCCGCGGTGAAAGAGAGCCTCGTCCGCCTCATGAGCATCTATCCCGCCGCGCTCGGCGTGCTCTCGCTCGTGATCTTCCTCTTCTACCCGCTGAACGAGGCCCGCATGGCCGCGATCAACACCGACCTGACCGCGCGCCGCGCCCAACGCGAAACGGCCGCGACCTAG
- a CDS encoding glycoside hydrolase family 2 protein, with protein MQQLPLNTAPWRFRDATAGGPWREAIVPGCVHTDLRRHELIPDPFWGTNELDLQWIEEHDWEYTAKLHVSAELLAEDNVELVADGLDTIATVTLNGRKVARTANMFIAHRWDVKKLLRAGANELTIRFDSAMAYIRRTRRTHAPKEFNDPVGRSQVIRKQQCQFGWDWGPRFVTAGIWRDLRLEGWSQNRLLGVRITQEHAADGPVTLALAPELARADRSATCHYRLKLSGIVVAEGVGTRIVIDHPQLWWPNGHGAQPLYTLAIEIRRADGTPIGARVHRVGLRTIELDRHADAAGETFQFKVNGRVIFAKGANWIPAHAFVTTLKRSDYERDLRSAVEAHMNMIRVWGGGIYEHEEFYDLCDELGLLVWQDFMFACAIYPGDRDFVRSVKTEAEQQVRRLRHRACLALWCGNNEIEALNKDPAQSNPPLLDLPANRAAYAALFDEALPAVVAAHDGVTPYWPSSPHRPDGGFRHADGEKHGDTHYWDVWHARHPVKDYEKWRFRFVSEFGMQSYCSPETQATFCPPADRNVFGAAMENHQKNRGGNQVILDYVSRRYRFPRTQEDLIYLSQLNQAYCMQTGVEHYRRLMPHCQGALYWQLNDCWPVASWSSIEFTGRWRALHYVARRFFAPALVSAHLPGDEIAGIGNYRRSTVHEVHLHTIYDAPAPARGVLRWDLFTVAGKIVLNGEKKVALRYGESVRQQTLDLAKPIAEHGRGSLYLRVALDVEGTCVSEDTVFLTAPRFMDLPRAATQVRTELLHPRQAQVSFLSPVFQHRFAFELPGLAHKASDNYFELYPREAKTVTLDFARPITLARLREALQWRSLVDTY; from the coding sequence ATGCAGCAACTCCCGCTCAACACCGCGCCGTGGCGCTTCCGCGACGCGACCGCCGGCGGTCCGTGGCGCGAAGCCATCGTGCCCGGCTGCGTCCACACCGATCTCCGCCGCCACGAACTCATCCCCGATCCGTTCTGGGGCACCAACGAACTCGACCTCCAATGGATCGAGGAACACGACTGGGAATACACCGCGAAACTGCACGTTTCCGCCGAGCTGCTCGCCGAGGATAACGTCGAACTCGTCGCGGACGGCCTCGACACGATCGCCACCGTCACGCTCAACGGCCGCAAGGTCGCGCGCACGGCCAACATGTTCATCGCGCACCGGTGGGACGTGAAGAAACTGCTCCGCGCCGGCGCCAACGAACTCACGATCCGCTTCGACAGCGCGATGGCCTACATCCGCCGCACGCGCCGCACCCACGCACCGAAGGAGTTCAACGACCCCGTCGGCCGCAGCCAAGTCATCCGCAAGCAGCAGTGCCAATTCGGCTGGGACTGGGGCCCGCGCTTCGTCACCGCCGGCATCTGGCGCGACCTCCGTCTCGAAGGCTGGAGCCAGAACCGCCTGCTCGGTGTGCGCATCACGCAGGAACACGCCGCCGACGGCCCCGTCACGCTCGCGCTCGCGCCCGAGCTCGCCCGCGCCGATCGCTCCGCCACCTGCCACTACCGGCTCAAGCTCAGCGGCATCGTCGTCGCCGAAGGCGTGGGCACGCGCATCGTCATCGATCACCCGCAGCTCTGGTGGCCCAACGGCCACGGCGCGCAACCGCTCTACACGCTCGCGATCGAGATTCGCCGCGCCGATGGCACGCCGATCGGCGCGCGCGTGCACCGCGTGGGCTTGCGGACGATCGAGCTCGACCGCCACGCCGACGCGGCGGGCGAGACGTTCCAGTTCAAGGTCAACGGCCGGGTCATTTTCGCCAAGGGTGCCAACTGGATCCCCGCGCACGCCTTCGTCACCACGCTGAAACGCTCCGACTACGAGCGCGATCTGCGCAGCGCGGTCGAGGCGCACATGAACATGATCCGCGTCTGGGGCGGCGGCATCTACGAACACGAGGAGTTCTACGACCTGTGCGACGAACTCGGCCTGCTCGTCTGGCAGGATTTCATGTTCGCCTGCGCGATCTATCCGGGCGACCGCGACTTCGTCCGCAGCGTGAAGACCGAAGCCGAGCAACAGGTCCGCCGTCTCCGCCACCGCGCCTGCCTGGCGCTCTGGTGCGGCAACAACGAGATCGAGGCGCTCAACAAGGACCCCGCGCAAAGCAACCCGCCGCTGCTCGACCTGCCCGCCAACCGCGCCGCCTACGCCGCGCTCTTCGACGAGGCGCTCCCCGCCGTCGTGGCCGCGCACGACGGCGTGACGCCCTACTGGCCGTCGTCGCCGCATCGCCCCGACGGCGGCTTCCGCCACGCCGACGGCGAGAAGCACGGCGACACGCATTACTGGGACGTGTGGCACGCGCGTCATCCGGTGAAGGATTACGAGAAGTGGCGTTTCCGTTTCGTTTCGGAGTTCGGCATGCAGAGTTACTGCTCGCCCGAAACCCAGGCCACCTTCTGCCCGCCCGCGGACCGCAACGTTTTCGGCGCCGCGATGGAGAACCATCAGAAGAACCGGGGCGGCAACCAGGTGATCCTCGACTACGTGTCGCGCCGCTATCGGTTCCCGCGCACGCAGGAAGACCTCATCTACCTCTCGCAGCTCAATCAGGCCTATTGCATGCAGACGGGCGTCGAGCACTACCGCCGCCTCATGCCGCACTGCCAGGGCGCGCTCTACTGGCAGCTCAACGACTGCTGGCCCGTCGCCTCATGGAGTTCGATCGAGTTCACCGGCCGCTGGCGCGCGCTGCATTACGTCGCGCGGCGCTTCTTCGCCCCGGCCCTCGTGTCGGCGCATCTGCCCGGAGACGAGATCGCCGGCATCGGCAACTACCGCCGCTCCACCGTGCACGAGGTGCATCTCCACACCATCTACGACGCCCCCGCTCCGGCGCGCGGCGTGTTGCGGTGGGACCTCTTCACCGTCGCCGGCAAGATCGTGCTCAACGGCGAAAAGAAAGTCGCGCTCCGCTACGGCGAGAGCGTGCGCCAGCAGACGCTCGATCTCGCCAAGCCCATCGCCGAACACGGTCGCGGCTCGCTTTACCTGCGCGTGGCGCTCGACGTCGAAGGCACCTGCGTGAGCGAGGACACGGTTTTCCTCACCGCGCCGCGCTTCATGGACCTGCCGCGCGCCGCCACACAGGTGCGCACGGAGCTGCTGCATCCGCGGCAGGCGCAGGTGTCGTTCCTCTCGCCGGTTTTCCAGCACCGCTTCGCGTTCGAGCTGCCCGGCCTCGCGCACAAGGCGAGCGACAACTACTTCGAACTCTACCCGCGCGAAGCGAAGACCGTCACCCTCGACTTCGCCCGGCCGATCACGCTCGCGCGGCTGCGCGAGGCGCTGCAGTGGCGGTCGCTCGTCGACACCTACTAG